One Pullulanibacillus sp. KACC 23026 DNA segment encodes these proteins:
- the hutH gene encoding histidine ammonia-lyase — protein sequence MIELDGSHLTIKEFEKIVLLDESVKATDESWERVQESRRAVESVVENGQIVYGITTGFGKLSDVYIAREDVEDLQLNLIRSHACGVGAPFPEKVARGMLLLRANALLKGYSGVRQEVIERLLDLLNHQIHPVIPQQGSLGASGDLAPLAHLALVLIGEGEVIYKGERLDTNLVYDQLGWLPLRLSAKEGLALINGTQAMTSQGVINLLKAIRLARLSEVTAALTMEALEGVMTAFDEAVHVARGYQEQIDVARRMRAYLDRSELTTNQGEKRVQDAYSLRCIPQVHGASWQTIQYVKEKLTIEMNAATDNPLIFDGGAKIISGGNFHGQPIAFAMDFLKIGVAELANISERRIERLVNPQLNDLPPFLSRHPGVESGAMILQYTAASLVSENKTLAHPASVDSIPSSANQEDHVSMGTTGSRHCAQIIENVSRVLAIECFCALQALEFRDRKKLAPRTRAIYEAGRRLVEAVEHDRVFSHDIENIHQWFESEEWNSLLLPIDEE from the coding sequence ATGATTGAATTAGATGGCAGTCATTTAACCATTAAGGAATTTGAAAAAATCGTTCTTTTGGATGAAAGCGTGAAGGCAACGGATGAGAGCTGGGAACGGGTTCAAGAAAGCCGTCGGGCTGTTGAATCAGTTGTCGAAAATGGGCAAATCGTTTATGGGATTACGACAGGCTTTGGGAAGTTGAGCGATGTGTATATTGCTCGAGAGGATGTTGAGGACTTGCAGCTTAATCTCATTAGAAGCCATGCCTGCGGAGTGGGAGCTCCTTTTCCTGAAAAAGTAGCCAGAGGCATGCTTTTGTTGAGAGCGAATGCACTCTTAAAAGGGTATTCCGGTGTCCGTCAGGAAGTGATCGAGCGCTTATTAGATTTATTGAATCATCAAATTCATCCTGTTATCCCGCAGCAAGGCTCACTTGGAGCAAGTGGGGACCTCGCTCCTCTTGCTCATTTGGCCCTTGTTTTAATTGGAGAGGGAGAGGTCATTTATAAGGGAGAACGTCTGGACACGAATCTTGTTTACGATCAATTAGGCTGGTTGCCTTTGCGTTTGTCCGCTAAAGAGGGATTAGCACTCATTAATGGAACACAGGCGATGACATCTCAAGGTGTCATTAATTTACTTAAAGCGATTCGTCTAGCGCGTCTATCAGAAGTAACGGCTGCTCTAACAATGGAGGCATTAGAAGGCGTTATGACAGCTTTCGATGAAGCAGTCCATGTGGCAAGAGGCTATCAAGAACAAATTGATGTTGCCCGCCGAATGAGAGCTTATCTAGACAGGAGTGAGTTGACGACGAATCAAGGTGAAAAGCGCGTTCAGGATGCGTATTCACTGAGATGTATTCCTCAAGTGCACGGTGCCTCGTGGCAAACGATTCAGTATGTCAAAGAAAAACTGACGATCGAGATGAACGCGGCGACTGACAACCCGCTTATTTTTGATGGAGGTGCCAAAATCATTTCGGGAGGGAATTTTCATGGCCAACCGATTGCCTTCGCTATGGATTTTCTTAAGATTGGGGTAGCAGAACTGGCAAATATTTCGGAGAGACGAATTGAACGGCTTGTTAACCCGCAGTTAAATGACTTGCCGCCTTTTCTGAGCCGGCATCCTGGTGTTGAATCGGGAGCGATGATTTTACAATATACTGCTGCTTCACTTGTTTCAGAGAATAAGACATTAGCGCACCCGGCAAGCGTTGATTCCATTCCATCGTCAGCGAATCAAGAAGACCATGTCAGTATGGGGACAACGGGAAGCAGACATTGCGCCCAAATTATTGAAAATGTGAGTCGGGTGTTGGCCATTGAATGCTTTTGTGCCTTACAAGCCCTTGAATTCCGTGACCGCAAGAAGCTGGCCCCGAGAACCCGAGCGATCTATGAAGCAGGAAGGCGTCTTGTGGAAGCCGTTGAACATGACCGCGTCTTTTCTCATGATATTGAAAACATCCATCAATGGTTTGAATCGGAGGAATGGAACAGCCTGCTCTTACCGATTGATGAAGAATAA